One part of the Oceanihabitans sp. IOP_32 genome encodes these proteins:
- a CDS encoding class I SAM-dependent methyltransferase: MKTFTTWTKEGAALEQEMEDSHLNQWQQTISEYLPEDFKDYAVLDFGCSQGAFLKHLYKKYPFKNAVGIDLSVEAIKTANQRKENLPVSYYTTEEFANKTPQKFDVVVSNSVLFFIEDLEAHAQQIFNYLNENGVYYFTFTDFSKLSNLNRFIEKIDQWANTPLVLHTLDDIVKVFNKNGFEVQLKQFEANNFITFNSKDDLYANAYERLTMLKHKYLFRLTKTNF; encoded by the coding sequence ATGAAAACATTCACAACATGGACTAAAGAGGGGGCTGCACTTGAGCAAGAAATGGAGGACAGCCACCTTAACCAGTGGCAACAAACCATTAGCGAATATCTACCAGAAGATTTTAAAGACTATGCAGTCTTAGATTTTGGCTGTAGTCAGGGGGCTTTTTTAAAACACCTTTACAAAAAGTACCCATTTAAAAATGCTGTTGGTATAGATTTATCTGTAGAGGCTATTAAAACCGCTAATCAGAGAAAAGAAAATTTACCTGTAAGCTACTATACAACTGAAGAATTTGCAAACAAAACGCCTCAAAAATTTGATGTCGTAGTAAGTAATTCTGTCTTATTTTTTATTGAAGATTTAGAGGCTCATGCACAACAAATTTTTAATTATTTAAACGAGAATGGTGTCTATTACTTCACTTTTACTGACTTTAGTAAACTGTCTAACCTCAATCGCTTTATCGAAAAAATAGACCAGTGGGCAAACACGCCATTAGTGTTGCACACCTTAGACGATATTGTTAAAGTTTTCAATAAAAACGGTTTTGAAGTTCAGCTAAAGCAATTTGAAGCCAATAATTTTATCACTTTTAATAGTAAAGACGATTTGTATGCCAATGCTTACGAAAGGCTTACTATGCTTAAACATAAATACTTATTTAGATTAACTAAAACCAATTTTTAA
- a CDS encoding TonB-dependent receptor has product MKNKFFTVLLCLYSLTSMAQNITITGTVTDEGNVPIPGVSIVLENTSTGTATDFDGKYTLQVPQDGQALLFSAIGFRTIKKDISAQQNQVLNVRLQEEITQLTEATIKMERRLKVNKLNIKNLEAPMTTHTISAKLLDQMDITNIEDASKSIAGLHSVNRYGGFHFFNIRGFDNFVLLYDGIRDERHTITRSAPVANFANVERIEMLKGPSSTMFGHSALGGIVNIIRKKPTNELSGNFKFTAGSYDTYNMVAGVGGPLTDKIRYRFDAGIGKTDGWKDVKENTNNMSLHLDYRIDDRNKLDLYAQYNNDYYGPDTGVPGTPDGKPLAGINPETNFANPNDYLTNEKTEFQLKYTHFFNNGSTLTNNLSYYDDSMDYLMDEVLFYNTTTETFSRRNGPYHFNHITKPLSNQLDYTFYFDTGSLKHKSIAGTSFTYLDRETIYGDIVVGDSELDLPVDNFVNPGVRQVTPARAISIKEYVTGVYFQDWITFSDRFKVLLGGRLDIFSGTYDLNRNPIGTPPDTFSDTKTDFSYRVAVSYQPVKDFLTTYASVSSFFKPTRSQDTRTGKLFIPESGYQIEGGVKLEETDKLNVTLSGFYIKKNDLIIGHNSRSQVESATSTGIELDADAQPVKGLYLKLGYAYTNAYFDKYTPDPGTTDLSKNKTPWTPEHQINSWINYEFDNYFKGLGVGFGVNYVGKAYQNPSNTQSLPAYTVMNGTLYYNATSNVRIGLNIENLADELYFDNSLSEDDLYYYDPAYASEQATHQIYPGRGRNFKLSVSYNF; this is encoded by the coding sequence ATGAAAAACAAATTTTTTACAGTCCTTTTATGCTTGTATAGTCTTACAAGTATGGCGCAAAACATTACAATTACTGGAACCGTTACCGATGAAGGCAATGTTCCCATTCCTGGTGTTTCCATTGTTTTAGAAAACACCTCCACTGGAACCGCAACAGATTTTGACGGTAAATACACCTTACAAGTACCTCAAGATGGACAAGCTCTATTATTTTCTGCTATCGGTTTTAGAACCATTAAAAAAGATATCAGTGCACAACAAAACCAAGTGCTTAATGTAAGGTTGCAAGAAGAAATTACGCAGTTAACCGAGGCTACCATAAAAATGGAGCGTCGATTAAAAGTTAACAAGCTTAACATTAAAAATCTTGAAGCGCCTATGACAACGCATACCATTAGTGCTAAGTTATTAGACCAAATGGATATTACGAATATCGAAGATGCCTCAAAAAGTATTGCAGGCTTACATTCTGTAAATCGTTACGGCGGATTCCACTTCTTTAATATTAGAGGTTTTGATAATTTTGTTTTATTATATGACGGTATTAGAGACGAACGCCATACCATTACCCGTAGTGCCCCAGTTGCCAATTTTGCCAACGTAGAGCGTATAGAAATGCTTAAAGGGCCTTCAAGTACAATGTTTGGACATTCTGCTTTAGGTGGTATTGTTAATATTATTAGAAAAAAACCGACAAACGAGTTGTCTGGTAATTTTAAATTTACAGCTGGAAGCTACGATACTTACAACATGGTTGCAGGTGTTGGAGGGCCACTTACCGATAAAATTCGTTATAGGTTTGATGCTGGTATTGGTAAGACCGACGGTTGGAAAGATGTTAAAGAAAACACTAACAACATGTCTTTGCATTTAGACTATAGAATAGACGATAGAAACAAATTAGACTTATACGCACAGTATAATAACGACTATTACGGACCAGATACAGGTGTTCCTGGAACTCCAGATGGTAAGCCATTAGCGGGTATTAATCCAGAAACTAACTTTGCAAATCCAAACGATTATTTAACAAATGAGAAAACAGAATTTCAATTAAAATACACTCATTTTTTCAACAATGGTTCAACCTTAACCAATAACTTATCTTATTACGATGATAGTATGGATTACTTAATGGATGAGGTGTTGTTTTATAACACGACAACAGAAACTTTCTCGAGAAGAAATGGCCCTTATCATTTTAATCATATCACAAAGCCATTAAGTAACCAATTAGATTACACATTCTATTTCGATACAGGTTCGCTTAAGCACAAAAGTATTGCAGGTACGTCGTTTACCTATCTAGATAGAGAAACCATTTATGGCGATATTGTTGTTGGAGACTCAGAATTAGATTTACCTGTAGATAATTTCGTTAATCCGGGAGTGAGACAAGTAACACCTGCAAGAGCAATTTCTATAAAAGAATATGTGACTGGAGTTTATTTTCAAGATTGGATCACGTTTTCTGATAGATTTAAAGTACTTTTAGGAGGTAGATTAGATATTTTTAGCGGTACTTACGATTTAAATCGTAATCCAATAGGTACGCCTCCAGATACATTTTCAGATACAAAAACCGATTTTAGCTACAGGGTAGCAGTATCTTACCAGCCAGTTAAAGACTTTTTAACTACTTACGCTTCGGTATCGAGTTTCTTCAAGCCTACACGTTCTCAAGACACTAGAACTGGGAAGTTATTTATACCAGAATCGGGTTATCAAATAGAAGGTGGTGTGAAGTTAGAAGAAACAGACAAATTAAATGTAACGTTGTCTGGATTCTACATTAAGAAAAACGATTTAATTATTGGCCATAATAGTAGAAGTCAAGTTGAAAGTGCAACGTCTACAGGTATCGAATTAGATGCCGACGCGCAACCTGTAAAAGGCTTATACCTTAAGTTAGGCTATGCTTATACAAATGCTTATTTCGATAAATATACACCAGATCCAGGAACCACAGACCTGTCTAAAAATAAAACGCCTTGGACACCAGAACATCAAATAAACTCATGGATTAATTATGAATTCGATAACTATTTTAAAGGTTTAGGTGTTGGCTTCGGTGTTAACTATGTTGGTAAGGCTTACCAAAATCCAAGTAACACACAAAGTTTACCAGCTTATACGGTTATG